One genomic region from Euzebya tangerina encodes:
- a CDS encoding UvrD-helicase domain-containing protein, which translates to MAAAADTLHGGGAGCSAMSGAWTSGPPEPTRFDLGDPLPQGHVTLEASAGTGKTHSIVGLAVRYLAEGHCTAAGLLVVTFARSATRELRERLLEGLAWAVALLEDHLDGRLVTDSDEPDGLRRALCGGTDQAVLHARHDRLARALADIDQATVTTIHGFAGLMLQLIGDQIDASRLIEDDTELLQQIAGDLRLRVLADSPDDVASLPWVDSGPELAQKGTRYGPDAVMPPPSLGSWETAPSWMAVEAGREYRRRSDQMLVHTHDDVLRTLRDALQDTATAARLGQRFRVALIDEFQDTDPVQWDIVSLLFPPPPTLQVVGASPPSGSAGSPAVVMVGDPKQAIYAFRGADVHAYLEARGARASYTLPTNRRSDRPLVDAVLDLFTDQNLGAGIDVPRVEAHVDRSRLTGTAMAPVDVRLVPDDAAVRRTKDGGMSTSSLREFVARDVAVQAAALLGAGVQIADAPTEEDAAPREGRALVPHDLAILVRTRRQASIVQRQLTTVGVPSILNGVGNVLRTRAARDWAHLLRALAEPSRSSPARLAALTDLIGWTPHSISLATSAEWDRLHINLHDWRAVLEGDGVAAVLRHVEAATQLSVRLVSEADGLRRLTDLRHVAELLHQVASDELVGIPGLVAWLEAGLAVAGEADSPVPPESIASRLEREDGAVQIMTVHGAKGLEFGVVFAPYLWDTGGRATAAFDVHDPRLGHRVLYAGRSKKAPEYQHYKDLHTQQAEEEERRLAYVAATRAKHHLRVWFAPGRRVADSPLGTLLSRGGERVTSTADAEASLRLLQEERSSAIAISHVSDEAPVPDVHVERRSQVAPVLARFDRSIDGQWRRTSYSRISGQASDPATAGMAGQQDTSAGGLAGPVDGTPPEDRPPRAPALHELGGEPDLSAGGEPDLSAGESDGPGGEPDPALEAPVPLRRLRGGADVGTVIHSVLENLDFRDADVRGASLDARIAGELSRQITRQALDLGDAEEVDVAGGLAAALRTPLGPATDPTLGSVCLTDLTRADRLDEMAFELPVDSQRRPTSRLEAEQVLVGDIADLMEQTLPASDPLVSYPAQLRSELADIPIRGYLAGFVDLVARIPGSNSYLVADYKTNRLGPPGAEDLTFADYTGTSMALAMAHHHYPLQALLYQVALHRYLRWRLPDYDPARHLGGSAYLFLRGMGGPETPAAAGMRCGVFLWQPPPTLIVGVDRLFGQGRSRTDLDSGGDRD; encoded by the coding sequence ATGGCAGCCGCTGCTGACACACTGCACGGCGGCGGGGCCGGGTGTTCGGCGATGAGCGGCGCCTGGACCAGCGGCCCCCCGGAGCCGACGCGATTCGACCTCGGTGACCCCCTGCCACAGGGCCACGTGACGCTGGAGGCGTCAGCCGGGACCGGCAAGACGCACAGCATCGTGGGGTTGGCCGTCCGATACCTGGCCGAGGGGCACTGCACCGCCGCAGGTCTCCTGGTCGTGACGTTCGCCCGGTCGGCGACGCGCGAGCTGCGAGAGCGGCTGCTGGAGGGCCTCGCCTGGGCTGTGGCCCTGCTAGAGGACCACCTGGACGGTCGCCTGGTCACCGATAGCGACGAGCCGGACGGATTGCGACGTGCCCTCTGCGGCGGCACCGATCAGGCCGTGCTCCACGCACGACATGATCGCCTGGCTCGGGCCCTGGCCGACATCGACCAGGCAACCGTGACGACGATCCACGGCTTCGCCGGTCTGATGCTGCAGCTGATCGGCGACCAGATCGACGCCAGCCGTCTGATCGAGGACGACACCGAACTGCTCCAGCAGATCGCCGGTGACCTGCGGCTGCGGGTCCTGGCGGACTCCCCCGACGACGTGGCCTCCCTGCCGTGGGTGGACAGCGGACCCGAGTTGGCGCAGAAGGGAACCCGATACGGCCCAGACGCCGTCATGCCCCCACCGTCGCTGGGGAGCTGGGAGACGGCGCCGTCATGGATGGCGGTCGAGGCCGGCCGTGAGTACCGCCGGCGGTCGGACCAGATGCTGGTCCACACCCACGACGACGTCCTCCGAACCCTGCGTGATGCGCTGCAGGACACCGCAACCGCCGCCCGATTGGGACAGCGCTTCCGCGTCGCGCTGATCGATGAGTTCCAGGACACCGACCCGGTCCAGTGGGACATCGTCTCCCTGCTCTTCCCACCACCGCCAACCCTGCAGGTGGTCGGAGCCTCACCCCCATCCGGCTCAGCCGGCTCGCCGGCCGTGGTCATGGTGGGGGATCCGAAGCAGGCCATCTACGCCTTCCGCGGCGCGGATGTCCACGCCTACCTCGAGGCCCGTGGTGCCAGGGCTTCCTACACCCTGCCCACCAACCGTCGATCGGACCGGCCGCTGGTCGACGCCGTCCTCGACCTGTTCACCGACCAGAACCTCGGTGCAGGCATCGACGTGCCGCGGGTCGAGGCCCACGTCGACCGCTCGCGGCTAACCGGTACGGCCATGGCCCCGGTCGATGTCCGGCTGGTCCCTGATGACGCCGCCGTGCGTCGCACCAAGGACGGTGGGATGAGCACGAGCAGCTTGCGCGAGTTCGTGGCCCGGGATGTGGCCGTCCAAGCGGCAGCGCTGCTCGGCGCCGGTGTGCAGATCGCCGACGCCCCGACGGAGGAGGACGCGGCCCCGCGGGAGGGGCGGGCACTGGTGCCGCACGACCTCGCCATCCTCGTCCGCACCCGGCGGCAAGCCTCCATCGTGCAGCGACAGCTGACCACCGTGGGTGTGCCCTCGATCCTGAACGGCGTTGGCAACGTGCTGCGCACCCGAGCGGCCAGGGACTGGGCGCACCTGCTGCGCGCCCTGGCCGAGCCGTCCAGGTCCTCACCGGCTCGCCTGGCTGCGCTGACGGACCTCATCGGCTGGACGCCCCACTCGATCAGCCTGGCCACGTCGGCGGAGTGGGACCGGTTGCACATCAACCTGCACGACTGGCGAGCCGTCCTCGAGGGGGACGGGGTCGCCGCGGTCCTGCGCCACGTCGAGGCCGCCACCCAGCTCTCCGTCAGGTTGGTCTCCGAGGCCGATGGGCTGCGGCGGCTGACCGATCTGCGGCACGTCGCCGAGTTGCTGCACCAGGTGGCCAGTGACGAGCTCGTCGGCATCCCTGGCCTGGTCGCCTGGCTGGAGGCAGGGCTCGCGGTGGCCGGGGAGGCCGACTCACCGGTCCCGCCCGAGAGCATCGCCTCACGGCTGGAGCGGGAGGACGGCGCGGTCCAGATCATGACCGTCCACGGCGCGAAGGGACTGGAGTTCGGCGTCGTCTTCGCCCCGTACCTGTGGGACACCGGCGGCCGCGCAACGGCCGCGTTCGACGTCCACGACCCACGACTTGGTCACCGCGTGCTCTACGCCGGCCGCAGCAAGAAGGCACCCGAGTACCAGCACTACAAGGACCTCCACACGCAGCAGGCGGAGGAGGAGGAACGACGGCTGGCCTACGTCGCCGCGACCCGCGCCAAGCACCACCTGCGGGTGTGGTTCGCACCGGGCCGTCGGGTCGCGGACTCGCCGCTCGGAACCCTGCTGTCCCGAGGAGGTGAGAGGGTCACGTCGACCGCGGACGCGGAGGCGTCCCTGCGGCTGCTGCAGGAGGAACGCTCCAGCGCGATCGCGATCAGTCACGTATCGGACGAGGCTCCGGTCCCCGACGTGCATGTGGAGCGGAGATCGCAGGTCGCTCCGGTGCTGGCTCGGTTCGACCGCAGCATCGACGGCCAGTGGCGCCGGACGTCGTACAGCCGCATCTCCGGCCAGGCCAGTGACCCCGCCACGGCTGGGATGGCCGGGCAACAGGACACGAGCGCAGGTGGTCTGGCCGGTCCGGTTGACGGCACGCCACCGGAGGACCGGCCTCCACGAGCACCCGCGCTCCACGAACTCGGTGGGGAACCTGACCTCTCTGCCGGTGGGGAACCTGACCTCTCTGCCGGGGAGTCTGACGGTCCTGGTGGGGAACCTGACCCTGCTCTGGAGGCGCCCGTTCCGCTCCGACGGCTCCGCGGCGGCGCAGACGTCGGGACGGTGATCCACTCGGTGCTCGAGAACCTGGACTTCCGGGACGCCGACGTCCGCGGAGCGTCGCTGGATGCCCGGATCGCGGGCGAACTGTCGCGCCAGATCACCCGCCAGGCGCTCGATCTCGGCGATGCGGAGGAGGTCGACGTCGCGGGCGGTCTCGCGGCGGCACTGCGCACCCCCCTCGGACCCGCAACCGACCCGACCCTCGGCTCGGTCTGCCTCACCGATCTGACCCGAGCCGACCGGCTGGACGAGATGGCCTTCGAGTTGCCCGTCGACAGCCAGCGACGACCGACCAGCCGGCTCGAGGCGGAGCAGGTCCTCGTCGGTGACATCGCCGACCTGATGGAACAGACCCTGCCTGCCAGCGACCCACTGGTCAGCTACCCGGCACAGCTCCGGTCCGAGTTGGCCGACATCCCGATCCGCGGCTATCTGGCTGGCTTCGTCGACCTGGTCGCCCGGATCCCCGGCAGCAACTCCTACCTGGTCGCGGACTACAAGACCAACCGGCTCGGCCCACCGGGGGCCGAGGACCTCACGTTCGCCGACTACACCGGCACGTCGATGGCCCTCGCCATGGCCCACCACCACTACCCGCTGCAGGCACTGCTCTATCAGGTGGCGCTGCACCGCTACCTCCGCTGGCGGCTGCCCGACTACGACCCGGCCCGACACCTGGGTGGCAGCGCCTACCTCTTCCTCCGCGGGATGGGGGGACCGGAGACCCCGGCTGCCGCTGGCATGCGGTGCGGCGTCTTCCTCTGGCAGCCCCCGCCAACGCTGATCGTGGGCGTTGATCGCCTCTTCGGTCAGGGCCGTTCCCGGACCGATCTCGACTCCGGAGGTGACCGTGACTGA
- the recD gene encoding exodeoxyribonuclease V subunit alpha, whose protein sequence is MTDLDPFHPDLVMADLPARLQAFNGAGVLSSADIHTARRLARLTGCLDDDVVLGAAFAVRATRFGHVFAQLDQLRDTVTDDDGRVTDLDPAAWPTDLEAWVGTIAASPMVRVHPPERPGGSGRPDPGPPRDEAPPRRQPARPLHLDGRRLYLDRYWRYEHRVAGHIRERLRERDGALTLDQQGRAVLQERMGGDPAQHAAALAALSTSFTVIAGGPGTGKTWVIAQTVSAAASHTSRAGGQPPRIAIAAPTGKAAARLGEQLRDSGHAAADIRPTTLHRLLGWRPNRTRFRHDADNPLPFDLVVVDEVSMVSLAMLSSLLEALERQAHLVLVGDPDQLAAVEAGTVLGDLVVGAGSPRPDAASEPTSQPGPVIKLERGYRFDDRIKAFSWAVRDGDAETAIAALTVDPEDLAGQPLALVVPERPGEWPDRDPALADLRRVITAETTDVIRHAVAGDAASAITAALTVKVLCAHRRGPEGVGVWNATIEGWIHDLPSYRRPEWYPGRPVMITGNDHDLGVYNGDLGVVVAGPNGSRQVVIDGRSGGPIEHRRLGDIQTVHAMTVHKSQGSQFNRVVVVLPAEPSPVLTRELLYTAVTRAKQSVVIVGSPDVLAEAINRPVSRASALPERIGALDSRTVAPAASTSA, encoded by the coding sequence GTGACTGATCTCGACCCCTTCCACCCCGACCTCGTCATGGCCGACCTGCCGGCACGACTGCAGGCCTTCAACGGCGCGGGTGTCCTCTCCAGCGCGGACATCCACACGGCTCGGCGGTTGGCACGCCTGACAGGCTGCTTGGACGATGATGTGGTCCTCGGCGCGGCGTTCGCCGTCCGCGCGACACGCTTCGGGCACGTCTTCGCTCAACTCGACCAGCTCCGCGACACGGTCACCGACGACGACGGACGCGTGACCGACCTCGACCCGGCCGCCTGGCCGACCGACCTGGAGGCTTGGGTGGGGACCATCGCCGCTTCACCCATGGTCCGCGTCCACCCGCCAGAGCGGCCAGGTGGATCGGGGCGGCCGGATCCGGGACCGCCGAGAGACGAGGCGCCGCCTCGGCGCCAGCCCGCGCGGCCACTCCACCTGGATGGCCGGCGGCTCTACCTGGACCGCTACTGGCGGTACGAGCACCGCGTGGCGGGACACATCCGGGAGCGGCTGAGGGAACGGGACGGCGCGCTGACGCTGGACCAGCAGGGCCGAGCCGTACTGCAGGAGCGCATGGGTGGGGACCCCGCACAACACGCCGCGGCCCTCGCCGCCCTGTCCACCTCCTTCACCGTCATCGCCGGCGGGCCCGGGACCGGGAAGACGTGGGTCATCGCCCAGACCGTATCGGCCGCAGCCAGCCACACCAGCCGAGCCGGCGGTCAGCCACCCCGGATAGCCATCGCCGCACCCACGGGCAAGGCCGCAGCCCGGTTGGGTGAGCAGTTGCGCGATTCCGGACACGCCGCTGCTGACATCAGGCCCACGACGCTCCACCGGCTGCTCGGGTGGCGTCCCAACCGGACCCGTTTTCGGCATGACGCCGACAACCCGCTCCCGTTCGACCTGGTCGTCGTCGACGAGGTCTCCATGGTCTCGCTGGCCATGCTGTCGAGTCTGTTGGAGGCACTGGAGCGGCAGGCCCATCTGGTGCTGGTCGGCGACCCCGACCAACTGGCGGCGGTCGAGGCTGGCACCGTGCTGGGTGACCTGGTCGTCGGCGCCGGCAGCCCCCGCCCCGACGCGGCGAGCGAGCCGACCAGCCAGCCGGGCCCGGTCATCAAACTCGAGCGGGGCTACCGGTTCGACGACCGCATCAAGGCCTTCTCGTGGGCCGTTCGCGACGGCGACGCCGAGACCGCGATCGCGGCGTTGACCGTCGACCCGGAGGACCTGGCTGGCCAGCCCCTCGCCCTCGTCGTACCCGAGCGGCCAGGCGAGTGGCCCGACCGGGACCCCGCGCTGGCCGATCTGCGCCGCGTCATCACGGCGGAGACGACCGATGTGATCCGCCACGCCGTCGCTGGGGACGCGGCCAGCGCCATCACGGCCGCCCTGACGGTCAAGGTCCTCTGTGCGCACCGGCGCGGCCCGGAGGGTGTGGGCGTCTGGAACGCCACCATCGAGGGGTGGATCCACGATCTGCCCAGCTACCGCCGCCCGGAGTGGTATCCCGGCCGGCCGGTGATGATCACCGGCAACGACCACGACCTGGGCGTGTACAACGGCGACCTGGGGGTTGTGGTCGCCGGGCCGAACGGCAGCCGCCAGGTGGTCATCGACGGACGCAGCGGCGGCCCGATCGAGCATCGCCGCCTGGGCGACATCCAGACGGTCCACGCCATGACGGTCCACAAGAGCCAGGGCTCGCAGTTCAACCGGGTCGTGGTCGTGCTGCCCGCCGAACCATCGCCGGTCCTCACCCGCGAACTGCTCTACACCGCCGTCACACGGGCGAAGCAGTCGGTGGTGATCGTGGGCTCGCCCGATGTGCTCGCCGAGGCCATCAACCGCCCGGTGTCCCGCGCGTCGGCTCTCCCGGAGCGGATCGGTGCTCTGGACAGTAGAACGGTCGCACCCGCTGCGTCGACATCCGCATGA
- a CDS encoding orotate phosphoribosyltransferase has protein sequence MTPPAEFAQEHDQLLEVVRAKGYQRRDEAFQLASGEYSHDFIDAKAALSHGRDLTVACDLMLKLVAADGIEFDAVGGLTMGADHFSHGIALLGQKHWFVVRKAPKGRGTNQLIEGTAIGQGTRVLLVDDVVTTGGSILKAYDAVQATGAQIVAATTLVDRGDRASRDMQDRDVPYYPVITYSDLGIEPVGQGTSAA, from the coding sequence GTGACCCCACCAGCTGAGTTCGCCCAAGAACACGACCAACTCCTCGAGGTCGTCAGGGCCAAGGGCTATCAGCGTCGTGACGAAGCCTTCCAGCTGGCCTCGGGTGAGTACAGCCACGACTTCATCGACGCCAAGGCGGCCCTGTCCCACGGCCGCGACCTCACGGTGGCCTGCGACCTCATGCTCAAGTTGGTGGCGGCTGACGGCATCGAGTTCGACGCGGTCGGCGGCCTGACGATGGGTGCGGACCACTTCTCCCACGGCATTGCCCTGCTCGGCCAGAAGCACTGGTTCGTCGTCCGCAAGGCGCCGAAGGGACGGGGAACCAACCAGCTCATCGAGGGCACGGCCATCGGCCAGGGCACGCGGGTGCTACTGGTCGACGACGTGGTGACGACCGGCGGCTCGATCCTCAAGGCCTACGACGCCGTGCAGGCCACCGGAGCACAGATCGTTGCCGCGACCACCCTCGTCGACCGGGGTGACCGGGCCTCACGGGACATGCAGGATCGCGACGTGCCCTACTACCCGGTGATCACCTACTCAGACCTGGGCATCGAACCCGTGGGACAGGGGACTAGCGCGGCGTGA
- a CDS encoding uracil-DNA glycosylase, giving the protein MSASSDSLAQVGSEVSTCRACPRLVDWREEVAAVKRKAFADQTYWGRGVPGFGDPEAKLLVLGLAPAAHGANRTGRMFTGDRSGDFLYAALHRAGLANQATSVARDDGLELDRVWITSPVKCAPPKNKPTAAERDTCAPYLHRELELLEPRVILCLGRFAWDGALIFLGRPSPKPVFGHGAVADVTVQGRPDLTLVGSYHVSQQNTFTGRLTEDMFDRALGTALELAYPAQP; this is encoded by the coding sequence GTGAGTGCGTCGTCCGACAGCCTCGCCCAGGTCGGCAGCGAGGTGAGCACCTGCCGCGCGTGTCCCCGCCTCGTGGACTGGCGGGAGGAGGTCGCCGCGGTCAAGCGGAAGGCCTTCGCGGACCAGACCTACTGGGGTCGAGGCGTGCCCGGCTTCGGCGACCCGGAGGCGAAGCTGCTGGTCCTGGGTCTCGCGCCGGCAGCCCATGGCGCGAATCGCACCGGGCGCATGTTCACCGGGGATCGGTCCGGCGACTTCCTGTACGCCGCGCTCCACCGCGCTGGGTTGGCGAACCAGGCCACGTCGGTCGCGCGTGACGACGGCTTGGAGCTCGACCGGGTCTGGATCACCTCCCCGGTGAAGTGTGCGCCCCCGAAGAACAAGCCGACGGCGGCGGAGCGGGACACCTGCGCCCCGTACCTCCATCGCGAACTAGAACTCTTGGAGCCCCGGGTGATCCTCTGCCTGGGCCGCTTCGCGTGGGACGGGGCGTTGATCTTCCTGGGACGGCCGTCGCCGAAGCCGGTCTTCGGGCACGGTGCCGTGGCGGATGTGACGGTCCAGGGCAGGCCCGATCTGACCCTGGTCGGCAGCTACCACGTCAGTCAGCAGAACACGTTCACCGGCCGGCTGACCGAGGACATGTTCGACCGGGCGCTCGGCACCGCCCTCGAGCTGGCCTACCCTGCGCAGCCGTGA
- a CDS encoding M50 family metallopeptidase — protein sequence MGDALPGRGRVQAPASVQATQARRVLLISVGVTAALYVIPGGSLIAYPLILLSTFVHEMGHGLAAVVSGGDFVDLEVFSDGSGVARTATDGGRFQRAWISAGGLVGPAVAAAVGFVVGRRARLSRIVLVIGSAGVLLASLLWVRSLIGWLVALGLVLVSLAVALGIRQDHWSQLLVVFLSVQMALSVFSRSEYLFAEGAVTGAGVGLSDSSAIAEALIGPYWFWGAVCGLVSLAALALGGWIYLRGMIGDRTA from the coding sequence ATGGGTGACGCTCTTCCGGGCCGCGGCAGGGTCCAAGCCCCCGCGTCGGTCCAGGCGACCCAGGCCCGCCGGGTGCTGCTGATATCGGTCGGGGTGACGGCGGCGCTCTACGTCATCCCCGGTGGCAGCCTGATCGCCTATCCGTTGATCCTGCTGTCAACCTTCGTCCATGAGATGGGCCACGGCCTGGCCGCCGTCGTCTCGGGTGGCGACTTCGTGGACCTGGAGGTGTTCTCCGACGGATCCGGGGTGGCGCGCACCGCGACGGACGGCGGACGGTTTCAGCGCGCCTGGATCTCCGCCGGAGGACTGGTCGGGCCAGCCGTGGCAGCCGCCGTCGGGTTCGTGGTCGGCCGTCGAGCTCGGCTGTCCCGCATCGTGCTGGTCATCGGGTCTGCCGGGGTCCTGCTGGCGTCGCTGCTCTGGGTCCGTTCGCTGATCGGCTGGCTGGTTGCGCTCGGTCTGGTGCTGGTCTCGCTGGCCGTCGCGCTCGGCATCCGCCAGGACCATTGGTCCCAGCTGCTGGTGGTGTTCCTCTCGGTCCAGATGGCCCTGTCGGTGTTCAGCCGCAGCGAGTACCTCTTCGCCGAGGGTGCGGTCACGGGCGCAGGTGTCGGCCTCTCGGATTCTTCCGCGATCGCGGAGGCACTGATCGGGCCGTACTGGTTCTGGGGGGCCGTCTGCGGTCTGGTCAGCCTCGCAGCGTTGGCGCTGGGCGGGTGGATCTACCTGCGCGGCATGATCGGGGATCGCACGGCGTGA
- a CDS encoding protein phosphatase 2C domain-containing protein, whose translation MRKQNEDRALVGERIFVVADGVGGHNAGEVASSMVVSLMDDLDVLRFASADEAEAALADKIVEANDRIHQRAIHEPEREGMASTVTAALVHDRTLVLAQVGDTRAYLKRGADQLRRLTPDHSFVGALVDAGYITEEEARVHPKRSVILKAVGLEPTVEPEVGERVALQIGDEIVLVSDGVHGVIDEDHIERLVHGRPLDTAVDDVITAAREAGGPDNITVVVARAVADG comes from the coding sequence GTGCGGAAGCAGAACGAGGACCGAGCCCTGGTGGGCGAGCGCATATTCGTCGTCGCGGACGGGGTCGGCGGGCACAACGCTGGCGAGGTTGCCTCGTCCATGGTCGTGTCCCTGATGGACGACCTGGATGTCCTCCGGTTCGCCTCAGCCGACGAGGCCGAGGCGGCCTTGGCCGACAAGATCGTCGAGGCCAATGATCGCATCCACCAACGGGCCATCCACGAGCCCGAGCGGGAGGGCATGGCCTCCACCGTCACCGCCGCGCTGGTGCACGATCGGACGTTGGTGCTGGCCCAGGTCGGCGACACCCGCGCCTACCTCAAGCGCGGTGCCGACCAACTCCGGCGGCTGACCCCGGACCACTCATTCGTGGGGGCGCTGGTGGACGCGGGGTACATCACCGAGGAGGAGGCCCGCGTGCATCCCAAGCGGTCCGTGATCCTCAAGGCGGTCGGCCTGGAGCCCACGGTCGAGCCGGAGGTGGGCGAGCGGGTCGCCCTCCAGATCGGCGATGAGATCGTCCTGGTGTCCGACGGGGTGCACGGCGTCATCGACGAGGACCACATCGAGCGACTGGTCCACGGACGGCCGCTGGATACCGCAGTCGATGACGTGATCACCGCGGCGCGTGAGGCGGGTGGACCGGATAACATCACGGTCGTGGTGGCCCGGGCGGTGGCCGATGGGTGA
- a CDS encoding helicase-associated domain-containing protein, translating to MRASTDRISALGRMPAPDLAALLSRVPDLASQLGLTDVSGGATSDVGLTDLGILLASPRGILSVIRSLNRLERQLLIMAALHDGAVSREQVIAEAPDTPELDHAASALALLTLAYPADSEGAWLVLRPGVTRHVPLPGIRIYSALANLASADLDMLLQRLGAIDIPYRHEDRRRLVGRLLRQPDVARDLHESLEPEAARIIDLLVEHGDQRIADLGLPPFDPWDRRGGPLHQLVQSGMAGVDLNKQRAFSWLDLRIGLRGSLFDDWPTGPPAVRPEPLQDTGAATPSVLRRLHQLLELWGKEPAAALASGGIGVRVMRGTAKAFGMDVGAVGMLVSLAIDLGLLGQTEEADAWGPTAAAATLDQETTGTQWAQLVAAWQHATTIDERAGLPTRWNGDAVWPAQDANRAAVLRVLTSLDPGVGVPPEVLGELCAWHYPESLGVEGATAMVQALRLLGLVPAAGPVGLTTLGRTLLTSGPTQVDRQLGIAAEHVIVQADHSVVAPPNLAPGIARQLASVAVLESEAGAQIWRITSERIAEAMAAGRSRDELVTFLTETSQVPVPPNVVVTIDDAAARHGRLRAGVVGSYLRCEDPVDMTGAAAVSGAKLRVLSPTVAVSPLSREKLIGALRARGLLAVAEDGDGLTIPPRRVVTEPLEWVDQPDLDLVHTPDGLAIAERLLASSSSTAASSTARPISPPDAR from the coding sequence ATGCGGGCCTCAACCGACCGGATTTCGGCCCTCGGCCGGATGCCCGCTCCTGACCTGGCCGCGCTGCTGTCGAGGGTGCCCGACCTGGCCTCGCAGCTCGGGCTGACCGATGTGAGCGGCGGGGCCACCTCGGACGTTGGCCTGACCGATCTCGGCATCCTGCTGGCGTCGCCGCGCGGGATCCTCTCGGTCATCCGATCACTCAACCGCCTCGAACGCCAGTTGCTGATCATGGCCGCACTCCACGACGGAGCGGTCAGCCGAGAGCAGGTCATCGCCGAGGCACCGGACACGCCGGAACTGGATCATGCGGCGTCTGCGCTGGCCCTGCTGACGCTCGCCTACCCGGCCGACAGCGAGGGGGCGTGGCTGGTCCTACGGCCCGGCGTCACGCGTCATGTCCCGCTGCCGGGGATCCGGATCTACTCCGCTCTGGCGAATCTCGCCAGCGCCGACCTCGACATGCTCCTGCAGCGCCTGGGGGCGATCGACATCCCCTATCGCCACGAGGACCGTCGCCGACTGGTCGGACGGCTGCTCCGCCAGCCCGACGTGGCCCGTGACCTGCACGAGTCCCTGGAGCCGGAGGCCGCGCGCATCATCGACCTGCTGGTCGAGCACGGCGACCAGCGCATCGCCGACCTCGGCCTGCCACCCTTCGACCCGTGGGACCGCCGCGGCGGGCCGCTGCACCAGCTGGTCCAGTCAGGAATGGCGGGCGTGGACCTGAACAAGCAGCGGGCATTCAGCTGGCTGGACCTGCGCATCGGCCTTCGTGGGAGCCTCTTCGACGACTGGCCGACCGGCCCGCCAGCCGTGCGGCCCGAGCCGCTGCAGGACACCGGAGCCGCCACGCCGTCGGTGCTGCGCCGCCTGCACCAGTTGCTGGAGTTGTGGGGGAAGGAGCCGGCGGCGGCCCTCGCCTCCGGTGGTATCGGCGTCCGGGTCATGCGCGGCACCGCCAAGGCCTTCGGCATGGACGTCGGCGCGGTCGGGATGCTGGTCAGCCTGGCCATCGACCTGGGTCTGCTGGGCCAGACCGAGGAGGCCGACGCCTGGGGGCCGACGGCCGCTGCCGCAACCCTCGATCAGGAGACCACGGGGACGCAGTGGGCGCAGCTGGTCGCCGCCTGGCAGCACGCCACCACCATCGACGAACGGGCTGGACTGCCGACCCGGTGGAACGGGGACGCCGTCTGGCCCGCCCAGGACGCCAACCGGGCGGCCGTGCTCCGAGTGCTCACCAGCCTGGACCCGGGCGTCGGGGTGCCGCCCGAGGTGCTCGGGGAGCTCTGCGCGTGGCACTACCCGGAGTCCCTGGGCGTCGAGGGCGCCACGGCGATGGTCCAGGCTCTCCGGCTGCTCGGACTCGTGCCGGCCGCCGGTCCCGTCGGGCTGACGACGCTCGGGCGGACCCTGCTCACCAGCGGGCCGACGCAGGTCGACCGACAGCTCGGCATCGCCGCGGAGCACGTGATCGTGCAGGCCGACCACTCCGTCGTCGCCCCGCCCAACCTGGCCCCGGGAATTGCCCGCCAGCTCGCCTCCGTCGCGGTCCTCGAGTCCGAGGCGGGGGCGCAGATCTGGCGAATCACCAGCGAGCGCATCGCCGAGGCCATGGCGGCCGGCCGGTCACGAGACGAACTCGTGACGTTCCTGACCGAGACCAGTCAGGTCCCCGTCCCGCCCAACGTCGTGGTCACCATCGACGACGCTGCGGCCCGGCACGGGCGGCTCCGCGCCGGAGTGGTCGGCTCCTACCTGCGCTGTGAGGACCCGGTGGACATGACCGGTGCGGCCGCTGTCTCCGGCGCCAAGCTGCGGGTGCTCAGCCCGACCGTCGCGGTCAGTCCCCTCAGTCGTGAGAAGCTGATCGGCGCTCTGCGGGCCCGCGGCCTGCTGGCCGTGGCCGAGGACGGCGACGGGTTGACCATCCCGCCACGCCGGGTGGTCACCGAACCGCTGGAGTGGGTCGACCAGCCGGACCTCGACCTGGTCCACACCCCCGACGGCCTGGCGATCGCCGAGCGGCTGCTGGCCTCCTCCTCCTCCACCGCCGCCTCCTCCACAGCGCGGCCCATCTCACCCCCCGACGCCCGCTGA